From the Leptolyngbyaceae cyanobacterium genome, one window contains:
- the miaA gene encoding tRNA (adenosine(37)-N6)-dimethylallyltransferase MiaA, with amino-acid sequence MNTTKLIVICGATATGKSGLALTLAQRLGSIIISADSRQVYRDFDIGTAKPTLAEQQLVSHYLIDICDPRETLTVADYQEQAQALISSPPISPSLHPPLLLVGGTGLYIRSIARGMKIPRVPPQLELRSQLESLGQTQLYAFLQQVDAIAAEKIHPNDSVRTLRALEVFYVTGKPISEQQGENPPSYPILQIGLDCDPSHLQYRIEQRTEKMIADGLVNEVENLCQKYGADLPLLDTLGYAEIKQYLAGEISLTQAKDLTVLHTRQFAKRQRTWFRGYPEIEWFDVEQTNLVDKVWQRIQEFINLSTN; translated from the coding sequence TTGAATACTACAAAACTAATCGTGATTTGTGGGGCGACGGCGACGGGTAAGTCGGGATTGGCGTTGACGCTGGCGCAGCGGCTGGGTTCGATTATTATCAGTGCTGATTCCCGTCAGGTATATCGGGATTTTGATATCGGTACGGCTAAACCTACTTTAGCCGAACAACAGTTGGTGTCACATTATTTAATTGATATCTGCGATCCTAGAGAGACTTTGACTGTAGCCGATTACCAAGAACAAGCTCAAGCTTTAATTTCTTCTCCCCCCATCTCCCCATCCCTCCATCCCCCCCTCTTGTTAGTTGGTGGTACTGGCTTATACATCCGTTCGATCGCACGGGGGATGAAGATTCCCAGAGTACCTCCTCAATTGGAATTGCGATCGCAACTGGAATCTTTGGGACAAACTCAACTTTATGCTTTTCTGCAACAAGTCGATGCGATCGCAGCCGAGAAGATTCACCCTAATGATTCGGTGAGAACGTTGAGAGCGCTAGAAGTATTTTACGTCACTGGCAAACCAATTTCCGAGCAACAAGGAGAAAATCCACCAAGTTATCCAATTTTGCAGATCGGTTTAGATTGCGATCCCTCTCACTTGCAGTATCGCATCGAACAACGCACCGAAAAAATGATCGCTGATGGTTTAGTAAATGAAGTAGAAAATCTTTGCCAAAAATATGGCGCTGATTTACCTTTACTCGATACCTTAGGATATGCAGAAATCAAACAATATTTAGCTGGGGAAATTTCCCTCACCCAAGCGAAAGATTTAACTGTTTTACATACGCGACAATTCGCCAAACGGCAGCGCACTTGGTTTAGAGGATATCCTGAAATTGAATGGTTTGATGTCGAACAAACGAATCTTGTAGACAAAGTTTGGCAGAGAATTCAGGAGTTTATTAATTTGTCTACCAACTAA
- a CDS encoding tetratricopeptide repeat protein, protein MDTLYQEALNLHHQQKFHAAEKKYREYLQLEGDDGEAWLNLGILYYQAQDYQAAQAAIAQSLQIDRENAMAYYVIGCCLEQSNDLTGAISAYQDAIALDTTLLDAYNNLGNLLAQAGEIIHAEEVYRQAILANPHHFGSYINLGNLLIGQNQIEQAIEVYQTAISFNPGNTDLLNNLEIALKIKENPPDDLLEYANFFFQESRYEEAIQQYQKYLEIYTGTPDIYLSISECFESLNRVEEAINILQEGIKLYPKFGQLYFALIVIYHTRGRTPKAISIAEAALQVMPDNYTFKILDKLMLPIVYDNQEEIEFYRQRYKQGLQDLIDRTSLETPEGFRNALDGLNCITTFYLGHQGLNAVDLQRQWGNFIHQVMAANYPDWVQPLAMPPFKLNNKIRVGYVSSYLHSYSGTLWLVGWLRYCDKQNFEIYSYYTGNAPDYVTEQFQEYSDVFHHIPGNLEAVCQQILDDRLHVLVFPEIGMESQTVKMAGLRLAPVQCTAWGHPVTSGLPTIDYFLSGELMEPENAEEHYTEKLINLANIGVSYPEPLDIPPLTKTRADFDLPEDKVLYLCCQAPFKYLPQHDYILAEIARRLPESRFVFLRGELLKKRLQRAFAAVDLNSEDYCLFVNIPTRPDYLTINLLCDVFLDTLSWSGGNTSLEAIACNLPIVTCPGEFMRGRHAYSFLKMLGVTDTIAQTEAEYIDLAVKLGVDAVWRQNIQEKMKTRHHHLFDDRNCVKSLEDFYQSIVQQ, encoded by the coding sequence GTGGACACCCTTTATCAAGAAGCATTAAACTTACACCATCAACAGAAATTTCACGCAGCAGAAAAGAAATATCGAGAATATTTACAGTTAGAGGGCGATGATGGAGAAGCTTGGCTAAATTTAGGCATACTTTATTATCAAGCGCAAGACTATCAAGCCGCGCAAGCTGCTATAGCGCAATCTTTGCAGATCGATCGCGAAAATGCGATGGCCTATTATGTCATAGGCTGTTGCTTAGAGCAATCAAATGATTTGACGGGGGCAATTTCCGCTTACCAAGATGCGATCGCCCTCGATACCACTTTATTAGATGCTTATAACAACTTAGGTAATCTGCTAGCACAAGCTGGGGAAATTATCCACGCTGAAGAAGTTTATCGTCAAGCAATTTTAGCTAATCCCCACCATTTCGGAAGCTACATCAACTTAGGAAATCTCTTAATCGGACAAAATCAAATTGAACAAGCCATTGAAGTATATCAAACAGCGATTTCTTTTAATCCAGGTAATACAGACCTATTAAATAATCTAGAAATCGCTTTAAAAATTAAAGAAAATCCTCCAGATGACCTATTAGAATATGCTAATTTCTTTTTTCAAGAAAGCCGATATGAAGAAGCTATTCAACAATATCAAAAGTATTTAGAAATTTACACGGGAACTCCCGATATTTATTTGTCTATAAGTGAGTGTTTTGAAAGTCTTAATCGAGTAGAAGAAGCAATTAATATTCTCCAAGAAGGTATCAAACTTTATCCTAAATTTGGTCAATTATATTTTGCATTAATTGTCATATACCATACCAGAGGAAGAACGCCAAAAGCGATCTCCATTGCCGAAGCTGCCTTACAGGTAATGCCGGATAATTATACTTTCAAAATACTTGATAAATTAATGTTGCCGATCGTCTATGATAATCAAGAGGAAATCGAGTTTTATCGGCAGAGATATAAACAAGGTTTACAAGATTTAATCGATCGCACATCTTTAGAAACTCCTGAAGGGTTCAGAAATGCTCTAGATGGATTAAACTGTATCACGACATTCTATTTAGGACATCAAGGACTGAACGCTGTAGATTTACAACGTCAGTGGGGCAATTTCATCCATCAAGTTATGGCGGCTAATTATCCAGACTGGGTTCAGCCTTTAGCTATGCCACCTTTCAAACTCAATAATAAGATTCGCGTCGGATATGTGTCCAGTTATTTACATTCTTACAGTGGCACTTTATGGTTAGTGGGTTGGTTGCGTTACTGCGATAAACAAAACTTTGAAATTTACTCCTATTATACTGGTAACGCTCCGGATTACGTAACCGAACAATTTCAAGAATATAGCGATGTTTTTCACCATATTCCCGGTAATTTAGAAGCGGTTTGTCAACAAATTCTTGACGATCGATTGCACGTTCTCGTATTTCCAGAAATTGGTATGGAATCCCAAACCGTGAAAATGGCTGGGTTGCGTCTTGCACCAGTGCAATGTACGGCTTGGGGACATCCCGTTACCTCTGGGCTACCCACAATTGATTACTTTTTATCTGGGGAATTGATGGAACCGGAAAATGCTGAAGAACATTACACCGAAAAGTTGATTAATTTAGCCAATATTGGTGTTTCCTACCCAGAACCATTAGATATTCCACCACTAACTAAGACTCGTGCAGATTTTGATTTACCAGAAGATAAAGTATTATATTTATGTTGCCAAGCTCCTTTTAAATATTTGCCGCAACATGATTATATTTTGGCAGAAATTGCCCGACGATTACCAGAGTCTCGGTTTGTTTTTCTGCGAGGTGAATTACTCAAAAAACGGCTGCAACGTGCTTTTGCAGCCGTGGATTTAAACAGTGAAGATTACTGCTTATTCGTTAATATTCCCACTCGACCCGATTATTTGACGATCAACTTACTTTGTGATGTGTTTTTAGATACGCTTAGTTGGTCTGGTGGAAATACTTCCCTAGAGGCGATCGCGTGCAATTTACCCATTGTTACTTGTCCGGGGGAATTCATGCGCGGTCGTCATGCTTATAGCTTCTTAAAAATGTTAGGAGTTACTGACACGATCGCCCAAACAGAAGCAGAATATATCGATCTTGCTGTTAAACTGGGAGTAGATGCAGTTTGGCGGCAAAATATTCAAGAAAAAATGAAAACTCGCCACCATCATCTGTTTGACGATCGCAATTGCGTAAAATCGCTAGAAGATTTTTACCAAAGCATCGTGCAGCAGTAA
- a CDS encoding carbonic anhydrase, giving the protein MKKIIKGVYEFQNNYFKTHRDMFEALSHEQHPRILFITCSDSRINPNLLTQTEPGELFIIRNAGNIIPPYGATNGGEGATIEYAVQHLGIKDIIICGHSDCGAMKGLLKLHGLADEMPLVYDWLKHAEATRRLVKENYKGYEGDALLNVTIEENVITQIENLRTYPVIRAKVHSGQLNLHAWVYKIETGEVFVFSPEQCSICAQHEEDIIQHPEKVQIFASMKGKQKVTV; this is encoded by the coding sequence ATGAAAAAAATCATTAAAGGCGTCTACGAATTCCAAAACAATTACTTCAAAACCCATCGGGATATGTTTGAGGCGCTCAGCCACGAACAGCATCCCCGCATCTTGTTTATCACCTGTTCTGACTCCCGCATCAACCCGAATTTGCTTACCCAAACCGAACCGGGAGAACTATTCATCATTCGCAATGCTGGTAATATCATCCCGCCTTACGGTGCAACCAACGGAGGAGAAGGCGCTACCATTGAATATGCCGTTCAGCACTTAGGTATTAAAGATATAATTATTTGCGGTCATTCTGATTGCGGAGCGATGAAAGGCTTACTAAAATTGCATGGATTAGCCGACGAAATGCCATTAGTTTATGATTGGTTAAAACACGCCGAAGCTACTCGTCGCCTCGTCAAAGAAAACTATAAAGGCTATGAAGGTGATGCGCTCTTAAACGTCACAATAGAAGAAAATGTAATTACTCAAATTGAAAATTTGCGAACTTACCCAGTAATTCGTGCGAAAGTTCACAGCGGCCAACTCAACCTGCACGCTTGGGTTTATAAAATCGAAACAGGAGAAGTCTTTGTTTTCAGTCCAGAGCAATGCAGTATTTGCGCTCAACACGAAGAGGATATCATTCAACACCCAGAAAAAGTGCAGATATTTGCCAGTATGAAGGGCAAGCAAAAAGTCACTGTTTAA
- a CDS encoding polysaccharide biosynthesis tyrosine autokinase — translation MIEISENNSYNPAEAEPGYGQLVAILIRRRFWLFSVLGVVLLISAILTLTAKPTYESSMQLLVEPNYQGKKGQRSALENDFADANVEVDNATQLNLMRSSQLLQRAVDLLKPQYPDLTVKNLKKSLFISQIQEDDVNTKIFQATYTDHNPIKTETVLETIKKVYLDYNREQQKLRLARGLSFIDNQLPEVRQGTIRSEQALAQFRQNQNLIEPELQAKALIESLKDVEQELRIASAQYRDAQARYQALQQQVALPPKQALSASRLSESTRYQALLNEIQKTEFELAQERQRFTDSNPYIQNLKEQRKRLLGLLQAEKQRVLGENSTQSNVSSENLLQQGQMGRLDVNLAGKLAEEQTNVLGFQSRVQTLTEKRQQIQNQLKRFPSVLAEYSRLEPEVKLKRETLAQLLKARQDLSLEIARGGFDWQVVEEPQSGNKTGPSMKRNLLLGGVAGLMLGSIAAFIREMIDDAVHTSDDLQKQVDLPLLGIAPALSRSETPEPMQLPFRQQPALASSMIEVINWQPFREALDLIYQNIQLLNSAPMFKSLVITSALAGEGKTTLALGLAISAARLHQRVLLIDADLRRPSLHKHLNLPNEQGLSTLLTSNAPVRGENSIEVSVQYANISILTSGPTPLDPAQLLSSRKMHDLIATFEQNYDLVILDAPPVLGMVDAILAGSVSSGVVLVGRIGQVTRSELVQATNMLSKLNVVGVVGNGANLPSKSYGLAVAS, via the coding sequence ATGATAGAAATCAGCGAAAACAACTCTTACAATCCTGCGGAAGCAGAACCGGGTTATGGCCAACTGGTAGCCATTCTAATCCGGCGTCGCTTTTGGCTGTTCAGCGTATTAGGAGTAGTTTTATTAATTAGCGCTATCCTCACCTTAACCGCCAAACCCACTTATGAAAGCTCCATGCAACTGCTAGTAGAGCCTAACTATCAAGGCAAAAAAGGACAGCGTTCTGCTTTGGAAAACGATTTTGCCGACGCTAACGTAGAAGTAGATAACGCCACTCAGCTTAACTTAATGCGAAGTTCGCAACTTCTGCAAAGAGCAGTGGATTTACTCAAACCACAATACCCCGATTTAACCGTCAAAAATCTGAAAAAATCCCTATTCATTAGTCAAATTCAAGAAGATGACGTTAATACAAAAATTTTCCAAGCAACTTACACAGATCACAACCCAATAAAAACAGAAACAGTACTCGAAACCATCAAAAAAGTTTATTTAGATTACAATCGCGAACAACAAAAACTCCGACTAGCTAGAGGGCTTTCTTTTATCGATAATCAATTACCAGAGGTGCGACAAGGAACCATCCGTTCCGAACAAGCTTTAGCCCAATTTCGCCAAAATCAAAACTTAATAGAACCGGAATTACAAGCCAAAGCTCTCATTGAATCTCTCAAAGATGTCGAACAAGAATTACGCATCGCCAGCGCTCAATACCGGGATGCACAAGCTCGCTACCAAGCTTTACAACAACAAGTAGCGCTTCCTCCCAAACAAGCACTCAGCGCTTCCCGGTTAAGCGAATCTACCCGTTATCAAGCATTACTAAACGAAATTCAAAAAACCGAATTTGAATTAGCCCAAGAACGCCAGCGTTTCACTGATTCCAATCCTTATATCCAAAATTTAAAAGAGCAACGCAAAAGATTATTAGGTTTATTACAAGCAGAAAAACAACGGGTTTTAGGAGAAAATTCCACTCAATCAAATGTTTCCTCTGAAAATCTCCTCCAACAGGGACAAATGGGTAGGTTGGATGTTAACCTAGCTGGTAAACTAGCCGAAGAACAAACAAACGTACTTGGTTTCCAATCTCGCGTCCAAACCCTCACTGAAAAACGGCAACAAATTCAGAATCAATTAAAAAGATTTCCATCTGTGTTAGCTGAGTACAGCCGTTTGGAGCCAGAAGTAAAATTAAAGCGAGAAACTCTCGCACAATTGCTGAAAGCTAGGCAAGATTTAAGCTTAGAAATTGCCAGAGGTGGATTTGATTGGCAAGTAGTTGAAGAACCCCAATCAGGCAACAAAACTGGCCCCAGCATGAAGCGTAATTTATTGTTAGGTGGAGTAGCTGGTTTAATGCTGGGAAGCATCGCCGCCTTTATCAGAGAAATGATTGATGATGCAGTTCATACTTCTGATGATTTGCAAAAACAAGTGGATTTACCATTACTGGGAATTGCACCAGCGTTGTCGCGCAGTGAAACTCCCGAACCTATGCAATTACCTTTCCGCCAGCAACCAGCATTAGCCTCTTCTATGATAGAGGTAATTAATTGGCAGCCATTTCGAGAAGCTTTGGATTTAATTTATCAGAATATTCAATTGCTCAATTCGGCTCCCATGTTTAAATCGTTGGTGATTACTTCCGCACTCGCTGGCGAAGGAAAAACCACATTAGCTTTAGGTTTAGCAATCAGCGCTGCTAGATTACACCAAAGAGTATTGCTAATCGATGCGGATTTACGCCGTCCCAGTTTGCACAAACACCTTAATTTACCAAACGAACAGGGACTTTCTACTTTATTAACTAGTAATGCTCCCGTGCGAGGAGAAAATAGTATTGAAGTATCGGTACAATATGCCAATATTTCTATTCTGACATCCGGGCCAACTCCTTTAGACCCCGCTCAATTGTTGAGTTCCCGAAAAATGCACGATTTGATCGCAACCTTCGAGCAAAACTACGATTTAGTTATCCTCGATGCACCCCCAGTTTTGGGAATGGTAGATGCTATCTTAGCTGGTTCGGTTTCTAGTGGGGTAGTTCTGGTGGGGCGAATCGGTCAAGTAACTCGCAGCGAACTCGTGCAAGCTACTAATATGTTGAGTAAGTTAAATGTAGTTGGCGTAGTAGGTAATGGCGCAAATCTTCCTAGCAAGAGCTATGGTTTGGCTGTAGCTTCTTGA
- a CDS encoding glycosyltransferase, with amino-acid sequence MKIALVHDYLTQRGGAERVFELLCKRYPDADIFTSLYDPQRTIDLGNRVVRTTALQKIPGASKYFRMLAPFYFQAFRALDLQDYDLIISSCSSFAKAVRKSPKARHICFCHNVTRFLWDTETYLREYADYQLFAPLIEPLFQMLRQVDLTYAQEPDLYIANSTVVARRIQKHYGKQAIVINYPIDSSKFSFSEKKDNFYLASARLLGYKRMDVIVEAFNWLKWRLLIVGDGPERQRLQSKALKNVEFLGYVSDSERKNLMAKATSVIVAALEDYGLVPVEANASGTPVIAYGAGGVLDTQIPGKTGVFFKRQSPDALQTALLNAREISWDYNQIRDHALNNFSEEAFFKKVDRVIDKFATIPL; translated from the coding sequence ATGAAAATTGCTCTAGTTCACGATTATTTAACTCAGCGAGGTGGAGCAGAGCGAGTTTTTGAACTGCTTTGCAAACGCTATCCGGACGCTGATATATTCACCTCATTGTACGATCCCCAGCGAACCATCGACTTAGGAAACCGGGTAGTTCGTACAACAGCACTGCAAAAAATTCCCGGAGCATCTAAATATTTTAGAATGCTGGCTCCCTTTTATTTTCAAGCATTTCGAGCCTTAGACCTGCAAGATTACGACTTAATTATCAGCAGTTGCAGCAGCTTTGCCAAAGCAGTCAGAAAATCTCCCAAAGCACGGCACATTTGCTTTTGCCACAACGTCACCCGTTTTTTATGGGATACGGAAACATATTTGCGAGAGTATGCAGACTATCAACTTTTCGCACCTTTGATCGAACCCCTATTCCAAATGTTGCGGCAGGTAGATTTAACATATGCTCAAGAACCTGACCTTTATATTGCAAACTCAACTGTTGTCGCTCGGCGCATTCAAAAACATTATGGAAAACAAGCAATTGTAATTAATTATCCCATCGATAGCAGTAAATTTAGTTTTTCAGAAAAAAAAGATAACTTTTATCTCGCATCAGCACGATTGCTAGGCTACAAGCGCATGGATGTAATTGTAGAAGCATTTAATTGGCTGAAATGGCGGTTATTAATCGTAGGAGATGGCCCAGAGCGGCAACGCCTGCAATCCAAAGCGCTCAAAAACGTAGAATTTTTGGGATATGTCAGCGACTCAGAACGCAAAAACTTAATGGCAAAAGCCACCTCCGTTATCGTCGCCGCCCTCGAAGATTACGGATTAGTACCAGTGGAAGCAAATGCCAGCGGAACACCAGTAATTGCATACGGTGCAGGGGGAGTATTAGACACTCAAATACCTGGAAAAACAGGCGTTTTTTTCAAACGACAATCCCCAGATGCACTGCAAACCGCACTCCTCAATGCTAGAGAAATTTCCTGGGATTACAACCAAATTCGGGATCATGCCTTAAACAATTTCTCAGAAGAAGCCTTCTTTAAAAAAGTTGACCGAGTAATTGATAAATTCGCCACCATACCGCTCTAA
- the hepC gene encoding heterocyst development glycosyltransferase HepC, which translates to MTSSVISPNFSDRSPFLEQQWDNCSPRCALKWRQGQLLVNLAENAKNACPESFNDERSLVECLKSSSARLVRIDPDLGEAKLKVWANACQEAKKPIFLLLPFTQELPMRRNPLSWGLKRLFDWSVAALLLAVLSPLMLALTLAIRIFTPGPIFFCQWRVGKRGKLFRIFKFRTMVVDAEKYHYQVMANQTGLHKCKDDSRITPLGRWMRKYSLDELPQLFNVLRGEMSLVGPRPWALYDAVRINKAGQKRLNALPGITGDWQVKARSHLLDLEAVNHCDLEYLRSWSIWRDLLILPLTMLRVISGFGAY; encoded by the coding sequence ATGACTAGCTCAGTAATTTCACCGAATTTCTCAGATCGTTCTCCGTTTCTCGAACAGCAATGGGATAATTGCTCACCTCGCTGTGCGTTGAAATGGCGACAAGGACAGTTGCTAGTGAATTTGGCAGAAAACGCCAAAAATGCTTGTCCAGAGAGTTTTAATGACGAGCGATCGCTAGTGGAGTGTTTAAAAAGTTCTTCTGCGCGACTGGTTCGCATCGATCCGGATTTGGGTGAGGCAAAGTTAAAAGTTTGGGCAAATGCTTGTCAGGAAGCTAAGAAGCCGATTTTTCTGCTATTGCCTTTTACCCAAGAATTACCCATGAGACGAAATCCGTTGAGTTGGGGATTGAAGCGGCTGTTTGATTGGAGTGTTGCTGCTTTATTGTTAGCAGTTCTTTCTCCATTAATGTTGGCACTAACTTTGGCAATCCGAATTTTTACGCCGGGGCCGATTTTTTTCTGTCAGTGGCGCGTGGGAAAACGGGGTAAATTATTCCGCATTTTTAAGTTTCGCACGATGGTGGTGGATGCGGAAAAATATCACTATCAAGTGATGGCAAATCAAACCGGATTGCATAAGTGCAAAGATGATTCTCGCATCACGCCTTTGGGACGTTGGATGCGGAAATATAGTCTGGATGAATTGCCGCAATTGTTTAATGTATTGCGGGGTGAAATGAGTTTGGTTGGCCCGCGTCCTTGGGCTTTATACGATGCGGTGCGAATCAACAAAGCAGGACAAAAACGTTTGAATGCGTTGCCGGGAATTACTGGTGATTGGCAGGTAAAAGCGCGATCGCATTTGCTGGATTTAGAGGCCGTAAATCATTGCGATCTGGAATATTTGCGTAGTTGGTCGATCTGGCGGGATTTACTGATTTTACCGCTGACTATGCTCAGGGTTATCTCGGGTTTTGGTGCTTACTAA